CTTAGAGAGTGTAGTCACGAGATTGAAGCCCACAAAAAGATGCACCTGATATGAACTGCGGCGAGAAACGATGCTGTATTCTTGGCGTAGCGAGTTGCAACGCCGCGCCATTGCTTCAGATAAAGGAAAGCATTTTCAACCAAATGTCTTATTTTGTAAGCCTCGGCATCGTAATGCCGAGGCTTTTTACGATGCCTTCGAGGAGGTATCACGGGCTCCATGCCCTGTAGCATGGACTGTGTGACGATCTTATCGGAGTCATAGCCGCGATCAGCAAGCAGCTTTTGCGCGGAGAATCCCTCAATCAAAGCGATTGCCTGAGAACAATCTGCTGCTGTACCTTTTGTAGCAATGATCCTGAGCGGCATACCATGCGCATCCACGGCCAAATGCAGTTTTGTGTTGAGCCCCCTTTTGTGCGGCTCATATCTTGGTTTCCACCTCTCGCTCCTGCGGCATGTGGGTGAACTTTGCAATGACTTGCATCAATCATTAGCCATTCATAATCGGGTTCATCTATCAGAATTTCTAACAATTTCTCCCAGACACCTTTGTCTCGCCAACGAATGAATCTCCGATGAGTATTGCTCCACCCACCAAAGTCAGGAGGCAGGTCTCGCCAAGGTGCACCCGTCCGCATTACCCAAAATACGGCGTTGATAAACTGGCGGTTGTCGCGGGCAAGTCCGCCCCAACTCCCCTTGCGCCCAGGGAGATGTGGTTCAAGTTTTTTCCAAACCT
This genomic window from Paucidesulfovibrio gracilis DSM 16080 contains:
- a CDS encoding IS5 family transposase (programmed frameshift), with product MPKPAHRRHDISNKVWKKLEPHLPGRKGSWGGLARDNRQFINAVFWVMRTGAPWRDLPPDFGGWSNTHRRFIRWRDKGVWEKLLEILIDEPDYEWLMIDASHCKVHPHAAGARGGNQDMSRTKGGFNTKLHLAVDAHGMPLRIIATKGTAADCSQAIALIEGFSAQKLLADRGYDSDKIVTQSMLQGMEPVIPPRRHRKKPRHYDAEAYKIRHLVENAFLYLKQWRGVATRYAKNTASFLAAVHIRCIFLWASIS